In a single window of the Pseudodesulfovibrio profundus genome:
- a CDS encoding acyltransferase, translated as MAGERIEYLDQMRAVAIVMVVCIHAVGYVPAMSPLQLDWVLFWVLPIAVPVFFFVDGFLLSMQLDVKPVAYGPYIRKSAVRLLIPWVLFSIFYTVARYVLEVAGFLSAHLVLGQEPQQVAARVYMSVYAPQMYFLLSLFLIRAALPLVRLLFHDASLLLSIAATIALIVFYNTVNVEALLPFHSLLAMEGQEPVLHAIFGLQFFALGMVMSRLRTQTDFRRWVLPVAILFVASSVMKVTLPGNHWWTAFFYLILFFVLFSEFSRESRLLRIVGQNTMGIYLLHTPIVLRFISMVVALVIAEPMAAFLVTVLGVMVVSLALSLLVTRVPYGGMLFGIPRSVRA; from the coding sequence ATGGCAGGAGAACGAATAGAATATCTTGATCAGATGCGGGCCGTGGCTATTGTCATGGTCGTCTGCATTCATGCCGTGGGGTATGTCCCTGCCATGTCCCCCCTGCAACTGGACTGGGTGTTGTTCTGGGTGCTGCCTATTGCGGTGCCTGTCTTCTTTTTCGTGGATGGGTTTCTGCTGTCCATGCAACTTGATGTTAAGCCGGTGGCGTATGGCCCGTACATTCGCAAGAGTGCGGTGCGTCTCCTGATTCCGTGGGTGCTCTTTTCGATTTTCTATACGGTGGCGCGTTATGTACTGGAGGTGGCCGGGTTTCTGTCGGCTCATCTCGTCCTTGGGCAGGAGCCGCAACAGGTCGCGGCCCGTGTGTACATGTCCGTGTATGCGCCGCAGATGTATTTTCTCCTGTCGCTATTTTTGATCAGGGCAGCATTGCCGCTTGTCAGGCTCCTCTTTCATGACGCTTCGCTTCTTCTTTCCATCGCCGCGACGATTGCGCTCATTGTGTTTTATAACACGGTGAATGTGGAAGCGCTGTTGCCATTTCACAGCCTGCTGGCAATGGAGGGACAGGAGCCGGTACTGCATGCCATTTTCGGACTGCAATTCTTTGCCCTTGGTATGGTCATGTCCAGACTTCGGACACAGACCGATTTTCGTCGGTGGGTTCTGCCGGTTGCCATACTGTTTGTCGCCAGTTCAGTCATGAAGGTGACATTACCGGGGAACCATTGGTGGACGGCCTTTTTCTACCTCATCCTGTTCTTTGTGCTCTTTTCTGAATTCAGTCGTGAATCCAGGTTGCTGCGCATTGTCGGACAAAACACCATGGGCATATATCTGCTTCACACCCCTATCGTCCTTCGATTTATTTCCATGGTTGTCGCTTTGGTCATTGCGGAACCGATGGCAGCTTTTCTTGTCACTGTGCTTGGGGTGATGGTGGTCAGTCTTGCTCTTTCACTGCTTGTGACCCGGGTTCCCTACGGTGGTATGCTCTTCGGTATTCCCCGCTCTGTCCGTGCCTGA
- a CDS encoding glycosyltransferase family 4 protein → MNKRILFYTPIFPPEYSGATFQAIALAKQLQRNGHDITFLCLRESETHRPPGAFDTLGHEGLKVIEVPIQNYREPYTLKKHGELVLRLFHILFSQRKTFDIIHSHNFQFPYAALGVAGRLLRKPSCCKVTMSADLDYEKIGRATGSLYSVMTRSFDRVIGISSEITSTLRQKGFADSTIESIPNGVDTDRFHPVDRDTKREIKHSLGQDDRPVVLFLGGITYRKGVDDLMTVWKTVADHNPEATLLLLGPRSLDEGASGDAYCYDEAMDFIRENDLEERVQFLGRINDVRPYLQSADLLVLPSKLEGMPNVVLEAMACGTPCVANRVSGINDIITPGENGEIIDFDTDHFSRAIIDLLDSSDKRDKYGAHAASTIKTHFSLRAVAEQYARLYDAMQQR, encoded by the coding sequence GTGAACAAACGTATTCTTTTTTATACCCCTATATTTCCCCCTGAATACAGCGGCGCAACGTTTCAGGCCATTGCACTAGCAAAGCAACTGCAAAGGAACGGGCACGACATCACCTTCCTGTGTCTTCGTGAAAGTGAGACACACCGGCCCCCTGGTGCCTTTGACACGCTGGGCCACGAGGGACTCAAGGTCATCGAGGTCCCCATTCAGAACTACCGGGAACCGTATACACTCAAAAAACATGGGGAACTGGTCCTTCGCCTCTTTCACATCCTATTTTCGCAGCGCAAGACATTCGACATCATCCACAGCCACAATTTCCAGTTTCCCTATGCGGCCCTCGGCGTGGCCGGACGACTCCTGCGCAAACCATCCTGCTGCAAGGTGACCATGTCCGCGGACCTCGACTACGAGAAGATCGGACGGGCCACCGGCTCCCTCTACAGCGTCATGACCCGCTCGTTCGACAGGGTGATCGGGATCAGCAGCGAGATAACCAGCACGCTCCGTCAGAAAGGGTTTGCGGACAGCACGATCGAATCCATACCCAATGGCGTGGACACTGATCGATTTCATCCCGTTGATCGCGACACAAAGCGTGAGATCAAACACTCCCTCGGACAGGACGACCGGCCTGTGGTTCTTTTCCTGGGCGGTATCACCTACCGCAAAGGCGTGGACGATCTGATGACCGTCTGGAAAACGGTTGCCGACCACAACCCCGAGGCCACGCTCCTCCTGCTCGGCCCCCGCTCTCTGGATGAAGGGGCCAGCGGCGATGCGTATTGCTATGATGAGGCGATGGATTTCATACGGGAGAATGATCTGGAAGAGCGCGTCCAGTTTCTTGGGCGCATCAACGACGTTCGTCCCTACCTCCAAAGCGCCGACCTACTGGTGTTGCCTTCCAAACTGGAAGGAATGCCCAATGTGGTGTTGGAGGCCATGGCCTGCGGCACTCCGTGCGTGGCCAACCGGGTCAGCGGCATAAATGACATCATCACCCCCGGCGAAAACGGGGAGATCATCGATTTCGATACCGACCATTTTTCCCGGGCCATCATCGATTTGCTCGACTCGTCCGACAAGCGCGACAAGTACGGGGCACATGCAGCGTCCACCATCAAGACACATTTCAGCCTGCGGGCCGTAGCCGAACAATACGCTCGACTCTACGACGCCATGCAGCAGCGATAA
- a CDS encoding ATP-grasp fold amidoligase family protein, whose translation MRILKESRIPNIVFVIAFKVLFILGKYNTKLRGIAFFLLANKRFPSQRFKTFNDVIYRRKIDLWDMDLSLYADKLRVRDFVAETVGEEYIVPIQGVYDHWTEIDPETLTYPCVLKSNHAQGQVIFLDSRDDFTKDKLTASEEWFERDYFRFGGEPTYRGITPKLYIEDRINTPDVDLKDYKFQCFGGVIKSVTVDMERFSGHKRCHYSREWEKQDYTLGLEFYPGEIERPANYETMVEIAEKLAAPFKYIRIDLYNFDGRIYFGEMTFFHGNACSQNSSEYWDKWLTDNYLAVADNKDLI comes from the coding sequence ATGCGCATTCTCAAGGAAAGCAGAATCCCGAACATCGTTTTCGTCATAGCGTTCAAGGTGCTGTTCATTCTCGGGAAGTACAACACCAAGCTTCGCGGCATCGCTTTTTTCCTGTTAGCCAATAAGCGCTTTCCGTCCCAGCGATTCAAGACTTTCAATGATGTGATCTACCGGCGCAAAATCGACCTGTGGGATATGGATTTGTCGCTCTATGCCGACAAGTTGCGTGTGCGTGATTTCGTGGCCGAGACCGTTGGGGAGGAATATATCGTTCCCATTCAAGGTGTGTATGATCACTGGACCGAGATTGACCCGGAGACTCTCACCTACCCGTGCGTGCTCAAAAGCAATCACGCCCAGGGGCAGGTCATTTTCCTCGACAGCCGTGATGACTTTACAAAGGACAAGCTCACAGCATCTGAGGAGTGGTTTGAACGCGATTATTTTCGATTCGGAGGCGAGCCGACCTATCGCGGCATCACGCCCAAACTGTACATCGAAGACAGAATCAACACGCCCGATGTGGATCTCAAAGACTACAAATTCCAATGTTTCGGTGGTGTCATCAAATCAGTCACCGTGGACATGGAGCGATTCTCCGGCCACAAGCGGTGCCACTATTCCCGTGAATGGGAGAAGCAGGACTATACCCTCGGGCTGGAGTTCTACCCCGGTGAAATCGAGCGTCCGGCAAACTATGAAACCATGGTCGAGATCGCCGAAAAGCTGGCGGCTCCGTTCAAGTACATCCGTATCGACCTCTACAATTTCGACGGGCGCATCTACTTCGGGGAAATGACCTTCTTTCACGGCAATGCCTGCTCGCAAAACAGCTCGGAATACTGGGATAAATGGCTGACGGACAACTATCTGGCCGTGGCTGACAACAAGGACCTCATCTAG
- a CDS encoding acyltransferase, translating into MPAPKSVWKPIYMVHKGVVSFFTLLVQRCYFLPLFKSCCQNSPARLHLYTGMPLIMGNLSIEMGDDCRVSGVTTFSGRASASQTPQLIVGNNCDIGWQNQISVGTRVVLGDNVRLAPRVMLAGYPGHPIDRKDRAAGLPETDDQVGDIILEDDVWLATGVTVLAGVTIGEGTIVGANSTVTGDLPPMCIAAGSPAKVVRRLDEA; encoded by the coding sequence ATGCCTGCGCCCAAATCGGTATGGAAGCCCATCTATATGGTGCACAAAGGCGTGGTTTCCTTTTTTACCCTCCTTGTGCAACGCTGCTATTTCCTGCCGCTATTCAAGAGTTGCTGCCAGAACAGCCCTGCACGACTGCACCTCTACACCGGTATGCCCTTGATCATGGGCAATCTGTCCATAGAAATGGGGGATGATTGCCGTGTGTCAGGCGTCACGACATTCAGTGGCCGGGCCTCGGCCTCGCAGACGCCTCAGCTCATTGTAGGCAATAATTGCGACATCGGCTGGCAGAACCAGATTTCCGTGGGAACCAGGGTCGTGCTGGGCGACAATGTCCGGCTTGCACCACGCGTGATGCTGGCCGGATACCCGGGCCATCCGATTGATCGAAAGGACCGCGCCGCCGGTTTGCCGGAAACGGACGATCAGGTGGGCGACATCATTCTGGAAGATGACGTATGGCTCGCGACCGGCGTCACTGTTCTTGCCGGTGTTACCATTGGTGAGGGAACAATCGTCGGGGCCAACAGTACCGTGACTGGCGATCTGCCGCCCATGTGCATTGCGGCCGGAAGCCCGGCCAAGGTCGTCAGACGTCTGGATGAGGCGTAG
- a CDS encoding fatty acid desaturase produces the protein MSHSTNISIEALRTPLKPYATPDRNRALWQIGNTFLPYLALWGLLIYLLKNEVSFFAVIPILILAALFLVRIFIIFHDCTHGSFFASRRANTILGYISGFLTFTPFSYWQRNHLVHHGTYANLDKRGVGDMWTLTVNEYRALSPAKQLAYRLYRNPLVFLGIGPGYSFLITQRFLYSWEGKNERFSAMVTNVVIVLIAVLATLTIGLKTYLMIQVPIMLIAGAFGVWLFYVQHQFDGVYWAHKEEWDPARAAMDGSSYYQLPKVLQWFTGNIGYHHIHHVLPRIPNYKLQTCYDTIPQMHKDNPLTLKKRFIRLKRTSLREFP, from the coding sequence GTGAGTCATTCAACCAATATTTCCATTGAGGCCTTACGGACCCCATTAAAACCTTACGCCACACCGGATCGTAATCGTGCTCTCTGGCAGATCGGGAACACATTTCTCCCCTATCTGGCTCTGTGGGGACTACTCATCTATCTGTTGAAGAACGAAGTCTCTTTTTTCGCAGTTATCCCGATTCTCATTTTGGCAGCTCTTTTTCTGGTTCGAATATTCATCATATTCCATGACTGCACGCATGGTTCGTTCTTCGCGTCACGCAGGGCCAATACCATACTGGGCTACATCTCGGGGTTTCTGACCTTCACACCATTCAGCTACTGGCAACGCAACCACCTAGTCCATCATGGCACCTATGCGAATCTGGATAAACGGGGAGTAGGCGACATGTGGACGCTGACCGTCAACGAGTACCGTGCACTCTCTCCAGCCAAACAACTGGCCTATCGCCTTTACCGTAATCCCCTTGTCTTCTTGGGAATTGGTCCGGGATATTCTTTTTTGATCACACAGCGGTTCCTGTATAGCTGGGAAGGGAAAAACGAGCGGTTCAGCGCCATGGTCACCAATGTGGTCATCGTGCTGATTGCTGTTCTGGCCACTCTGACAATCGGATTGAAGACATACCTGATGATTCAGGTCCCGATAATGTTAATCGCCGGGGCGTTCGGCGTATGGTTATTCTATGTGCAGCATCAGTTTGACGGCGTGTACTGGGCACACAAGGAGGAATGGGACCCTGCAAGAGCGGCCATGGACGGCAGTTCCTATTACCAACTCCCCAAGGTGCTCCAATGGTTCACCGGAAATATCGGCTATCATCACATCCACCACGTCTTGCCGAGAATCCCCAACTACAAACTGCAAACATGCTATGACACGATCCCCCAGATGCACAAAGACAACCCTTTAACATTGAAAAAAAGGTTCATCCGGCTAAAGCGTACTTCGCTTCGTGAATTCCCATGA
- a CDS encoding glycosyltransferase: protein MLQGKDIIVFANEWGRHPSSCQHLMTQLLEANRILWVNTIGMRRPKLSLYDIKRAAGKILSWVKPKTANPVEIPKHLNVISPLMIPYNDIAPIRRINRQNVISAVHAASRELGFRDPILVTAVPLVADYVGDLGESLCVYYCMDDYAEWPGAAKEMLQELELDLVRKADVVVAVSDRLVEMKKPLNPATHLLTHGVDVEHFASAQQVTGADVRINYPSPVLGYYGLIDERTDQAMLVDVLAAKPDWTMVFIGNARVSLESLERFPNFHHIGPVPYDELPFYAAGFDVAIIPYILNELSMSINPLKLKEYLATGVPVVSTPLPEAVRLSDWIHVADSAESFISSVEAALHEPRDTESLMRFLQSEAWSAKAETLSQIISSALPDSSGRK from the coding sequence ATGTTGCAGGGCAAGGATATCATCGTTTTCGCCAATGAATGGGGCCGGCATCCGTCCAGTTGTCAGCACCTCATGACGCAGTTGCTGGAGGCCAACCGGATTCTCTGGGTCAACACCATCGGCATGCGTCGCCCCAAGCTCAGCCTGTATGACATCAAGCGGGCAGCCGGGAAAATTCTCTCATGGGTCAAACCAAAAACCGCCAATCCGGTGGAGATACCGAAACATCTCAATGTCATCTCTCCACTGATGATCCCGTATAACGACATCGCTCCGATCCGGCGAATCAATCGGCAGAACGTCATTTCCGCCGTCCATGCCGCCTCGCGAGAACTGGGTTTTCGTGATCCGATTCTGGTGACAGCAGTGCCGCTGGTGGCCGACTATGTGGGCGACCTGGGCGAATCCTTATGCGTGTATTACTGCATGGATGACTACGCGGAGTGGCCCGGTGCGGCCAAGGAAATGCTTCAGGAACTGGAGCTTGATCTGGTGCGCAAGGCAGACGTGGTTGTTGCCGTGTCCGACCGTTTGGTGGAGATGAAAAAACCGCTTAATCCGGCCACCCATCTGCTGACCCACGGGGTGGATGTGGAACACTTTGCTTCGGCGCAACAGGTGACGGGTGCAGACGTCCGTATCAACTATCCGTCCCCGGTCCTCGGCTATTACGGATTGATCGATGAGCGGACCGATCAGGCCATGCTGGTCGATGTGCTCGCAGCCAAACCCGACTGGACCATGGTCTTTATCGGCAACGCGCGTGTGTCGCTGGAGTCGTTGGAACGGTTTCCCAATTTTCATCATATCGGGCCGGTCCCTTACGACGAGCTGCCGTTCTATGCCGCGGGATTTGATGTGGCGATCATCCCCTACATCCTCAATGAACTGTCCATGAGTATTAATCCGCTCAAGCTCAAGGAGTATCTGGCAACCGGTGTTCCCGTCGTCAGTACGCCGTTGCCCGAGGCTGTTCGACTTAGCGACTGGATACACGTGGCAGACTCCGCTGAATCCTTTATCTCCAGTGTGGAAGCTGCGTTGCATGAGCCGCGAGATACAGAATCGCTCATGCGGTTTCTCCAGTCTGAAGCCTGGAGCGCCAAGGCGGAAACCCTCTCCCAGATAATTTCATCCGCATTGCCTGACAGCTCAGGTCGGAAGTGA
- a CDS encoding lipopolysaccharide biosynthesis protein, with protein sequence MAQSGSTIKNAGIYALGLVLSKLVGLVMLPIYTRYLSPADYARIELLLLTTELTALVIGFGIRQSITRFYYRYTETDDRRTFLSTAIILSIGLYTTASIVGFFNAERLSVLIFEGLPKETYSFKLVFLLFFLEPLKIIPLVLIRAQQRAKLFVMVSLAELLLQVGLNVYFIIFAGQGYVGILYSSIISISLISLYLTIYYFRFSRFRFSSSMAREVLKYGAPIVLLNLGNFVLTFSDRYFLKAYAGLTEVGIYSLGYKLAFIYSTLSYLPLFSSWNPKRYELAEDPTFPETNKTVFTNASLLFIFFALGISVFSRDFFRIIAAPEFHPAYKVVPIILLAYVIQGWTSLTDFGIHYTGKTKCLALVGVVSSAAIVALSFGLIPTLLGYGAALATVAAFLVRFFMTYHYAQKYLHLPYEWGKVMTMLGLAVVVYGLSWLVTLDNVILSAGYNSLLCTAYLGLIWYSPIYGNEEKSALIRTVRQQMQRFRRQKA encoded by the coding sequence ATGGCTCAAAGCGGCAGCACCATAAAAAACGCAGGCATCTACGCCCTCGGACTCGTTCTCAGCAAACTGGTCGGGCTGGTGATGCTGCCCATTTACACACGGTACCTTTCGCCAGCCGATTACGCCCGCATCGAGTTGCTGCTCCTGACCACCGAACTGACAGCCCTGGTCATCGGCTTCGGCATCCGCCAATCCATCACCCGCTTCTATTATCGCTATACCGAAACAGACGACAGGCGCACTTTCCTGAGTACGGCCATCATCCTTTCCATCGGGCTGTACACCACGGCGAGCATTGTCGGCTTCTTCAATGCCGAGCGGTTGTCCGTCCTCATCTTTGAAGGGCTGCCCAAGGAAACCTACTCATTCAAACTGGTATTCCTGCTATTCTTTCTGGAGCCACTGAAGATCATCCCGCTGGTGCTGATTCGAGCACAGCAGCGGGCCAAATTGTTCGTCATGGTCAGTCTGGCAGAGCTCCTGCTACAAGTCGGTCTGAACGTCTATTTCATCATTTTCGCCGGGCAGGGATATGTCGGTATCCTCTACAGCAGCATCATCAGCATTTCCCTGATTTCGCTCTATCTGACCATCTACTATTTCCGCTTTTCCCGTTTCCGCTTTTCCTCAAGCATGGCAAGGGAAGTGCTCAAGTACGGCGCGCCCATCGTGCTGCTCAACCTCGGCAACTTCGTGCTGACCTTTTCCGATCGCTATTTCCTGAAAGCCTATGCAGGGCTGACCGAGGTGGGCATTTATTCACTGGGGTACAAACTGGCCTTCATCTACAGCACCCTCTCCTACCTGCCCCTCTTTTCGTCCTGGAATCCGAAACGATATGAACTGGCAGAAGACCCGACATTTCCGGAAACCAACAAAACGGTATTTACCAACGCCTCTCTGCTGTTCATCTTTTTTGCGCTGGGGATATCCGTGTTTTCCCGCGATTTCTTCCGCATCATCGCAGCACCGGAGTTCCATCCGGCGTACAAGGTCGTGCCAATCATCTTGCTGGCCTACGTCATTCAGGGATGGACCAGCCTCACGGATTTCGGCATCCACTATACCGGTAAAACCAAATGCCTCGCGCTGGTGGGTGTGGTCAGCTCCGCCGCCATTGTCGCGCTGAGTTTCGGCCTGATCCCGACCCTGCTGGGATACGGCGCAGCGCTGGCCACCGTGGCCGCCTTCCTGGTTCGCTTTTTCATGACCTACCACTACGCACAAAAATATTTACATCTTCCCTATGAATGGGGAAAAGTCATGACCATGCTCGGTCTTGCCGTCGTGGTCTACGGGCTCTCGTGGTTGGTCACTCTGGATAACGTCATCCTCTCGGCTGGATACAACAGCCTGCTGTGTACCGCCTATCTCGGATTGATCTGGTATTCTCCCATTTACGGCAATGAGGAAAAGTCAGCCCTGATCAGAACCGTTCGGCAGCAAATGCAGCGCTTTCGCCGACAAAAAGCCTAA
- a CDS encoding glycosyltransferase family 4 protein, whose amino-acid sequence MVRPKIFMFIATRILGGPGKGLVQFFESGGLDIADVEVGVDSQDGNEETEFHTSIKQTGVHVETFLQKHVYDPTLIYKSYRYVKENGFNILESNEYKSHVVCFFLKLFTGLPWVAYAHGWTTENAKVRFYHSLDKLLLPHADTVVAVSKSVRERLAPKAAERAVVIYNAIEPVDENAVETSNVREQFGVKADETLLTVVGRLSPEKGHKDFIDALPMILERHPKVRAMLVGDGPDREKLEQQVAAAGLEDVVIFTGYQGSMPPFYAATDLLVMPSLSEGLPYVALEGMSYGLPMVTTDVGGIPELVKDGETGYLTPSEQPEAFAQAINRMLDDPEAMKRMGEAGREITLNHFTPQVRVSQLEALYNKLLAPGR is encoded by the coding sequence ATGGTGCGTCCCAAAATATTCATGTTCATAGCAACCAGAATCCTCGGCGGTCCGGGCAAGGGGCTGGTTCAGTTCTTTGAATCCGGCGGGCTGGATATCGCTGATGTGGAAGTCGGGGTGGACAGCCAGGACGGCAACGAGGAAACAGAGTTTCACACTTCCATCAAACAGACGGGCGTGCATGTGGAAACCTTTCTGCAAAAGCACGTGTATGATCCGACACTCATTTACAAGAGCTATCGATACGTCAAGGAGAACGGGTTCAATATCCTTGAGTCGAACGAGTATAAAAGCCATGTGGTCTGTTTTTTCCTCAAGCTCTTCACCGGCCTGCCGTGGGTGGCCTATGCACACGGATGGACCACGGAGAATGCGAAGGTCCGGTTCTATCACTCGTTGGATAAGCTGCTGCTGCCCCACGCCGATACCGTTGTCGCGGTCTCCAAGTCGGTGCGCGAACGACTGGCTCCCAAGGCTGCCGAGCGCGCAGTGGTCATATACAACGCCATCGAGCCTGTGGACGAAAACGCAGTGGAAACGTCGAATGTGCGGGAGCAGTTCGGCGTCAAGGCAGACGAGACCCTGCTGACGGTGGTCGGCCGACTCAGCCCGGAAAAAGGGCACAAGGACTTCATCGACGCGCTGCCCATGATACTGGAGCGCCATCCCAAGGTACGGGCCATGCTCGTTGGCGACGGGCCGGACCGGGAAAAACTGGAACAGCAGGTGGCGGCAGCCGGTTTGGAAGATGTCGTAATTTTCACTGGGTATCAGGGCAGCATGCCGCCGTTTTATGCGGCCACGGACCTGCTGGTCATGCCTTCCTTGAGTGAAGGGTTGCCGTATGTGGCTCTTGAAGGAATGTCCTATGGCCTCCCCATGGTGACCACGGATGTGGGCGGTATTCCCGAACTGGTCAAGGATGGGGAGACCGGCTACCTGACCCCGAGCGAGCAGCCCGAAGCCTTTGCCCAGGCCATAAATCGAATGCTCGATGACCCGGAAGCCATGAAACGCATGGGTGAGGCGGGGCGCGAAATCACCCTGAATCATTTCACGCCACAAGTGCGCGTTTCCCAACTGGAAGCCCTGTACAACAAGCTGCTGGCCCCCGGTCGCTGA
- a CDS encoding glycosyltransferase produces the protein MVIVLLLSLILLGYTLVGYPLLMSRLASARKRAVDNSGDPQPLTIVLCAKDEEANIGGRIDNLLSMDYPAELLEIVVVSDGSQDGTPKIVEGYADRNVRLVHYNDPRGKAHALNLGVAAATHNLLLMCDARQTFAPDVARKLVRYFADENVGAVSGRLIIDPTGGEAAGQGLGAYWDIEVKLRADESASGSVVGVTGAIYALRKACFEPLPEGTILDDVLIPMRAVLSGYRVLFEPEALAVDTKKADKKGELARKIRTLYGNLQLFDLEPRLFHPFANPIWWRFLSHKILRLFLPLFFLLCCVSSLLAGGICFWFGLLQVIGWGAAAASWHYSIDAKPFRILATLFLLNLAIVTAWRNYLTGNKDVWGVASSNMSDGPDSDSAAKVKVLHVVDSLRIGGSESLVSTLVGAFRQRGIDNVVCGLGEDGPLRERLAENECTAYNLDQRYGVRPDVMLRVGRIAMREQCNVIMTHHYRQLFHSLPAAVLLRKRLIHVEHDSHSYAAQPGLVNRLSKLAPFVQRFCFVSDEINQWFLRHMPGAADKFMVIPNGVDTERFSPDADRKRTVRQSLGIPEDAVVIGTCARLEPVKDLPLLLHSFALVSMKDGSECHLLIAGDGSLRDELKHLAVALGINDRCHFTGVVSDVPGILCAMDLYAITSANEGLPLSVLEAMSAALPVVSVNVGALEDVVSETTGILLEGRSDEECARAMQQLADDAPLREQLGSTAREFVLERYSLSAMVDAYEGIIRTK, from the coding sequence ATGGTTATTGTTCTGCTGCTTTCGCTTATTCTTCTTGGATATACTTTGGTCGGTTATCCGCTGCTCATGTCGCGGTTGGCCTCTGCTCGCAAACGGGCAGTGGACAACTCCGGCGATCCCCAGCCATTGACGATTGTCCTGTGCGCCAAGGATGAGGAGGCCAATATCGGAGGCCGAATCGATAACCTGCTGTCCATGGATTATCCGGCTGAACTGCTGGAAATCGTGGTCGTGTCGGATGGCTCTCAGGATGGGACGCCGAAAATAGTGGAAGGGTATGCAGATCGCAACGTGAGGCTGGTCCATTACAATGACCCCAGAGGGAAAGCCCATGCGCTGAATCTGGGCGTGGCTGCGGCCACACACAATCTGCTCCTCATGTGCGACGCTCGCCAGACCTTTGCCCCGGATGTCGCTCGCAAGCTGGTACGATATTTTGCTGATGAGAATGTGGGCGCGGTCTCCGGTCGTCTGATCATCGATCCCACTGGAGGAGAAGCCGCAGGACAAGGACTGGGAGCCTACTGGGATATCGAGGTCAAACTTCGGGCTGATGAATCGGCCAGTGGATCGGTGGTCGGTGTGACCGGCGCCATCTACGCCCTGCGCAAGGCGTGCTTTGAGCCTCTGCCTGAAGGAACGATCCTTGATGATGTTCTGATTCCCATGCGTGCAGTGCTCAGCGGCTACCGGGTGCTCTTTGAGCCGGAAGCGCTTGCCGTCGATACCAAGAAGGCGGACAAGAAGGGCGAGCTGGCACGGAAGATCAGAACGCTCTACGGCAACCTCCAGTTGTTTGATCTGGAGCCGCGACTGTTCCATCCTTTTGCCAATCCCATATGGTGGCGATTCCTGTCCCACAAGATTTTACGGCTCTTCCTGCCGCTGTTCTTCCTGCTGTGCTGTGTCTCCAGCTTGTTGGCCGGTGGCATCTGTTTCTGGTTCGGGTTGTTACAGGTTATAGGGTGGGGCGCGGCGGCCGCGTCGTGGCACTACTCCATTGATGCCAAGCCGTTCAGGATACTTGCGACGCTCTTTCTGCTCAATCTGGCCATTGTCACGGCATGGCGCAATTATCTGACCGGCAATAAGGACGTATGGGGCGTCGCGTCATCGAATATGAGCGATGGTCCCGATTCTGATTCTGCGGCCAAGGTGAAAGTTCTGCATGTTGTGGATTCCCTGCGCATCGGCGGCTCCGAGTCGCTGGTCAGCACTCTGGTCGGTGCGTTCAGACAGCGCGGTATCGACAACGTTGTGTGCGGGCTTGGCGAAGATGGTCCCTTGCGCGAACGGTTGGCCGAGAACGAGTGCACGGCATACAATCTGGATCAACGCTACGGCGTTCGGCCCGATGTTATGCTGCGGGTGGGGCGGATCGCCATGCGGGAACAGTGCAACGTGATCATGACCCATCACTACCGTCAGTTGTTTCATTCGCTTCCGGCTGCAGTGCTTCTGCGCAAGCGGCTTATCCATGTGGAGCACGATTCCCATTCATACGCTGCACAGCCCGGGCTGGTGAACCGCTTGTCGAAACTGGCTCCATTCGTTCAGCGATTCTGCTTTGTGTCGGATGAAATCAATCAGTGGTTCCTGCGTCATATGCCCGGAGCGGCAGATAAATTTATGGTCATCCCCAATGGGGTGGATACTGAGCGGTTTTCACCCGATGCCGACCGTAAGCGCACAGTACGGCAATCGCTTGGTATCCCTGAAGACGCGGTTGTCATAGGCACCTGTGCTCGGCTCGAACCGGTCAAAGACCTCCCGCTTCTTCTCCATTCCTTTGCCTTGGTCAGCATGAAAGATGGCAGCGAATGTCATTTGCTCATTGCCGGTGACGGCAGTCTCCGTGATGAGTTAAAGCACTTGGCAGTTGCGCTTGGCATCAATGACCGCTGTCACTTTACCGGTGTAGTGAGTGATGTGCCCGGGATATTATGCGCCATGGACCTCTACGCCATCACTTCGGCCAATGAAGGGCTGCCGTTATCCGTGCTGGAAGCCATGAGCGCTGCATTGCCGGTTGTCTCCGTCAATGTCGGGGCGCTGGAGGATGTGGTATCCGAGACTACAGGAATACTGCTTGAAGGTAGAAGCGATGAGGAGTGCGCACGGGCCATGCAGCAATTGGCTGACGATGCCCCGCTGCGAGAGCAGCTCGGTTCAACTGCGCGTGAATTCGTCCTTGAGCGATACTCGCTGAGTGCCATGGTCGATGCGTATGAAGGCATCATTCGGACCAAATGA